In a single window of the Streptococcus ilei genome:
- a CDS encoding recombinase family protein, with product MSNNVEIIKANPLVTRRNDNSGSLSRRVAAYCRVSSDSDDQKNSYDSQVRHYREYISQHQDWNLVDIYADEGISGTQVGKRQDFQRLISDCLDGKIDYIITKAIARFARNTLDTLKYVRLLKDKQIGVFFEEENIDTLTMDGELLLTILSSVAQQEVENTSAHVKKGLKMKMQRGELIGFQGCLGYDYNQDTKSISINEKEAKIVRYIFERYIDGIGGRAIARELDELGYKTPRGLDHWQDTTVLGIIKNEKYKGDILMGKTFTVDPISKRRLINFGEEDKYYIKNNHDAIISPEIFTQAQEIRLRRSGNKKTIANTKGKRERYSRMYPFSSRLECGFCGTVLSRRSWHSSSEYKKIIWHCTTSIKRGKKYCTHSKGIEEKAIENAFLQSYQQLFYENHNLTEDFLEIIKEELTDDTLKVELNKIVSKLNSLYKKEEKLVSMNLDGKISDSVYEDKFNQIQIEKEKLLEEKVNLEVTLKSEVDIKSRLENFKEILTSQKTLTEFDKDIFESIVEKIIVGGINSDGEIDPAMLTIIFKTGDSSTKDAKSYKSKRKNAKIENDKLCFNAVTDDEKKCTNKGNSAC from the coding sequence ATGTCAAATAACGTTGAAATTATAAAAGCAAATCCTTTAGTAACTAGAAGAAATGATAATAGTGGTTCTTTATCGAGGAGAGTAGCAGCATATTGTCGTGTTAGTTCCGATAGTGATGATCAAAAAAATAGCTATGATTCTCAAGTTCGTCATTATAGAGAGTATATATCACAGCACCAAGATTGGAATTTGGTTGACATTTATGCTGATGAAGGGATTTCAGGAACTCAAGTTGGAAAAAGACAAGATTTTCAAAGATTAATTTCAGATTGCCTTGATGGAAAAATAGACTATATCATTACCAAAGCCATTGCTCGCTTTGCTAGAAATACATTAGATACTCTCAAATATGTTCGTTTGCTCAAAGATAAACAAATTGGTGTATTTTTCGAAGAAGAAAATATTGATACTTTAACTATGGATGGTGAGTTGCTATTGACGATATTGAGTTCGGTGGCTCAACAGGAAGTTGAAAATACATCTGCCCATGTTAAAAAAGGTTTAAAAATGAAGATGCAACGTGGAGAACTTATTGGTTTTCAAGGTTGTCTTGGTTATGACTATAATCAAGATACAAAGTCGATATCAATAAATGAAAAAGAAGCCAAGATAGTACGTTATATTTTTGAACGATACATTGATGGTATTGGGGGTAGGGCAATAGCTAGAGAACTTGATGAACTAGGTTATAAAACTCCTAGAGGTCTTGATCACTGGCAAGATACAACAGTTTTAGGAATTATTAAAAACGAGAAGTATAAAGGTGATATTCTAATGGGAAAAACTTTCACTGTTGACCCCATTAGTAAGAGACGTTTAATAAATTTCGGTGAAGAAGATAAATACTACATTAAAAATAATCATGATGCAATAATTAGTCCAGAAATTTTTACACAGGCACAAGAAATTAGATTACGGAGATCAGGAAACAAAAAAACCATAGCAAATACAAAAGGTAAACGAGAAAGATATTCAAGAATGTACCCTTTTAGCAGTAGATTAGAATGTGGTTTTTGTGGTACTGTTCTGTCTAGAAGAAGTTGGCACTCTAGTTCAGAGTACAAAAAGATTATTTGGCACTGTACAACATCTATAAAGAGAGGTAAAAAGTATTGCACTCATAGTAAAGGAATAGAGGAAAAAGCCATAGAAAATGCTTTTTTACAGAGCTACCAACAGTTGTTTTATGAAAATCATAACCTAACTGAAGACTTTCTTGAAATTATAAAAGAAGAGCTTACTGATGATACCTTAAAAGTGGAATTGAATAAGATAGTTAGTAAATTAAATTCGTTGTACAAAAAAGAAGAAAAATTAGTTTCAATGAATCTTGATGGAAAAATAAGTGATTCTGTATATGAAGATAAATTTAATCAAATACAAATTGAGAAAGAAAAACTTTTAGAAGAAAAAGTAAACTTAGAAGTAACTTTAAAATCAGAAGTTGATATAAAAAGTAGATTAGAGAATTTTAAAGAAATTTTAACTTCACAAAAGACTTTGACGGAGTTTGACAAGGACATTTTTGAAAGTATCGTTGAAAAAATAATAGTAGGCGGAATAAATTCTGATGGAGAAATTGATCCAGCAATGTTGACTATAATTTTTAAAACGGGAGATTCTTCGACTAAAGATGCAAAATCTTACAAATCTAAAAGAAAGAATGCTAAAATAGAAAACGATAAATTGTGTTTTAATGCCGTAACCGATGACGAAAAAAAGTGTACAAATAAAGGAAACAGCGCATGTTGA
- a CDS encoding phosphoribosylanthranilate isomerase: protein MSLLFEEFKTICFHLNRVGIIPTLMGSLGLEFRTKENWGPSDIDIHVPGDPRGWEAPDHLRIYDWDKIMKVMKDLGYVLIDIHEHEFQKDRVSVEFGSIDSLPDFAGVSESDIDLIHIEGITFRLPSLEQYLSIYKASSQDSYRNEQNNNKDFKKIEWLEKHL from the coding sequence ATGAGTCTCTTATTTGAAGAATTTAAAACCATTTGTTTCCATTTAAATCGAGTCGGAATTATACCGACACTGATGGGTTCTTTGGGATTGGAGTTTAGAACGAAAGAAAATTGGGGGCCGTCTGACATTGACATTCATGTGCCTGGTGACCCTAGAGGTTGGGAAGCACCTGATCATCTCAGAATTTATGACTGGGACAAGATAATGAAAGTGATGAAAGACTTAGGCTACGTCTTAATAGATATTCATGAGCATGAATTCCAAAAGGATCGAGTGAGTGTTGAATTTGGAAGTATCGATTCCTTACCTGATTTTGCAGGAGTTTCGGAATCGGATATAGATCTTATTCACATTGAAGGAATCACTTTTCGTCTTCCAAGTCTGGAGCAGTATCTAAGTATTTACAAAGCTTCTTCTCAAGACTCCTATCGAAATGAACAAAATAACAATAAGGATTTTAAAAAGATCGAGTGGCTGGAAAAACATTTGTAA
- a CDS encoding TfoX/Sxy family protein, whose protein sequence is MSSSKEYLDFILEQLSELEEISYRAMMGEYIIYYRGKIIGGIYDDRFLVKPVKSAIAYMPNAKYELPYDGAKEMLLVDDVDNKEYLTGLFNSMYDELPAPKPKKKK, encoded by the coding sequence ATGTCTTCAAGTAAAGAATATTTAGATTTCATTTTAGAACAATTATCCGAGTTGGAAGAAATATCATATAGAGCAATGATGGGTGAATATATAATTTATTATCGTGGGAAAATCATTGGTGGAATTTATGATGATAGATTTTTAGTGAAGCCTGTCAAATCCGCAATAGCATACATGCCAAATGCAAAGTATGAGTTACCATATGATGGAGCAAAGGAAATGCTATTGGTAGATGATGTTGACAACAAAGAATATTTAACCGGCTTATTTAATTCAATGTATGATGAGTTACCTGCACCAAAACCAAAGAAAAAGAAATAA
- a CDS encoding helix-turn-helix domain-containing protein: MYRRLRDLREDHDLTQKQIAKILSFTNSAYAKIERGEHALTADVLVTLSNFYDVSTDYLLGLTDFPDKIRFRK; this comes from the coding sequence ATGTACAGACGTTTGAGAGATTTGAGGGAAGATCACGATTTAACCCAAAAACAAATAGCTAAAATACTTTCGTTTACAAACTCAGCTTATGCTAAAATTGAACGGGGTGAGCATGCCTTGACGGCAGATGTATTGGTAACTCTCTCAAACTTTTACGATGTCAGTACAGACTATCTATTGGGATTGACAGATTTTCCTGATAAAATTCGCTTTAGAAAATAA
- a CDS encoding ATP-binding cassette domain-containing protein, with translation MTTLLELKKLDFAYVKDSKILDNIDLILNQNKVYGLIGKNGAGKTTLIKTLSSVFNNNVFTMKYFKFFDKEVQLSSEFYRQNKYTVFTESESFLNWTFLQYLEMVCQLYNCSIERRRLEFLVNGFKFEEYCQKEIRDLSTGNKKKVFLIVGLYLRRPLLILDEPFDGLDFESTEFLYKMLLEYKQYGTVLLSTHFAESVVRVCDYLYILENAHINLFQGNVSEWLESIRK, from the coding sequence TTGACAACTCTATTAGAACTAAAAAAGTTGGATTTTGCATATGTTAAAGATAGTAAAATATTAGATAACATTGATTTAATTTTGAATCAAAATAAAGTCTATGGTTTGATTGGAAAGAACGGGGCTGGGAAAACAACGTTAATTAAAACTTTAAGTAGTGTATTTAACAATAATGTTTTTACTATGAAATATTTTAAGTTTTTCGATAAAGAAGTCCAGCTGAGTTCAGAATTTTATCGACAAAATAAGTATACAGTATTTACAGAAAGTGAAAGTTTTTTAAACTGGACTTTTTTGCAATATTTGGAAATGGTCTGTCAACTTTATAATTGTTCGATAGAAAGAAGAAGATTGGAGTTTTTAGTTAACGGATTTAAATTTGAAGAGTATTGCCAAAAAGAGATCAGAGACCTTTCTACTGGTAATAAAAAGAAAGTTTTCTTGATAGTAGGATTATATCTTAGAAGACCTTTATTGATTTTAGATGAACCGTTTGACGGTTTAGATTTCGAATCCACGGAATTTTTATATAAGATGTTACTGGAGTATAAGCAATATGGTACCGTTCTGTTGAGTACTCATTTTGCAGAGAGTGTCGTACGAGTTTGTGATTATCTTTATATTCTAGAAAATGCTCACATAAACTTATTCCAAGGAAATGTGTCTGAATGGTTAGAGTCCATCAGGAAATAA
- a CDS encoding Type 1 glutamine amidotransferase-like domain-containing protein, whose product MKEQIFLMGGNPPIKNHTIVNKTVSSRKIERIIIFTVFRENWEPYMKKYTEVFQSHFPNLNVDYLLLDTEQIDFDSYLDADLIIIGGGNTEKYIATYVNQEFKKYIDHMLKKEAKIIGFSAGALLLGEKVYVSPNDNSDHQIKIKDGLGLFNQFLISVHYDSWNDKANRDKAEELVNVPIIPLNDHSCLVLDKLGNIIEKID is encoded by the coding sequence TTGAAAGAACAAATTTTTTTGATGGGTGGGAATCCGCCGATAAAGAACCATACGATTGTTAATAAAACTGTGTCATCAAGGAAGATCGAAAGAATTATCATTTTTACAGTTTTTCGTGAAAATTGGGAACCGTACATGAAAAAGTACACGGAAGTTTTTCAAAGTCATTTTCCTAATCTAAACGTTGATTACCTGCTCCTGGACACTGAGCAGATTGATTTTGATAGCTATCTAGATGCTGATCTAATTATTATCGGTGGTGGAAATACGGAAAAATATATAGCTACTTATGTCAATCAGGAGTTCAAAAAATATATCGATCATATGCTTAAAAAAGAGGCGAAAATTATAGGATTTTCTGCAGGAGCCCTATTATTAGGAGAAAAAGTCTATGTCTCACCAAATGATAATTCAGATCATCAGATAAAGATAAAAGATGGATTAGGACTCTTTAATCAGTTTTTAATTAGTGTCCATTACGATTCATGGAATGATAAAGCTAATAGGGATAAAGCTGAAGAACTCGTTAATGTTCCCATAATTCCACTAAATGATCATTCCTGTCTTGTATTAGATAAACTTGGAAATATTATTGAGAAAATTGACTAG
- a CDS encoding TfoX/Sxy family protein produces MASSKEYLNFILEQLSDLEEITYRSMMGEYIVYYRGKIVGGIYDDRFLVKPVKSAIAYMPNVEYEFPYEGAKEMLLVDDVDNKEYLTGLFNSMYDELPAPKPKKK; encoded by the coding sequence ATGGCTTCAAGTAAAGAATATTTAAATTTCATTTTAGAACAACTATCCGATTTGGAAGAAATAACATATAGATCAATGATGGGCGAATATATTGTTTATTATCGCGGAAAAATTGTGGGTGGAATTTATGATGATAGATTTTTAGTGAAGCCTGTTAAATCTGCAATAGCATATATGCCGAATGTAGAATACGAATTTCCGTATGAAGGTGCAAAGGAAATGCTATTAGTAGATGATGTTGACAACAAAGAATATTTAACCGGCTTATTTAATTCAATGTATGATGAGTTACCTGCGCCAAAACCAAAGAAAAAATAA
- the aac(6') gene encoding aminoglycoside 6'-N-acetyltransferase, which translates to MDGITNDSIKTAKLMKQLWPQLTDKEAIDEVKKYTNGKNTAIFTEVEGDTIVGLALCSLRFDYVEGCKYSPVGFLEGIIVDEEYRLKDIAKNLCTKCEEWAKNKGCKEFASDCTLTNTDSIRFHLNIGFQEANRIIHFKKKL; encoded by the coding sequence ATGGATGGAATAACAAATGATTCTATAAAAACGGCTAAACTAATGAAACAATTATGGCCCCAATTGACCGATAAAGAAGCTATTGATGAAGTAAAAAAATATACGAATGGCAAAAATACTGCAATCTTTACTGAAGTTGAAGGTGACACAATTGTAGGTCTAGCACTATGTTCACTCAGATTTGATTATGTTGAAGGTTGTAAATATAGTCCTGTTGGATTCTTAGAAGGGATTATTGTCGACGAGGAATATCGTTTAAAGGATATTGCTAAAAATCTCTGTACAAAATGTGAGGAATGGGCGAAAAATAAAGGATGTAAGGAATTTGCAAGTGACTGTACTTTAACGAATACCGATTCTATAAGATTTCATCTCAATATTGGATTTCAGGAGGCAAATAGAATTATTCATTTTAAGAAAAAATTATAA